The following are encoded in a window of Carya illinoinensis cultivar Pawnee chromosome 15, C.illinoinensisPawnee_v1, whole genome shotgun sequence genomic DNA:
- the LOC122296935 gene encoding uncharacterized protein LOC122296935: protein MDPTLNYTYIALIPKVSDPKTVHDFRPISLCNVMYKLIAKTLSNRLKKVMDVIISRSQSAFILGRLISDNVIAAYEVLHSMNLRQRSKGGSMALKLDISKAYDRVEWCYLEAIMRKMGFGERWIGWIMKCISSVTYAVLVNGKPGETIVPSRGLRQGDPLSPYLFLLCAKGLSALLNKAESSSELKGVAVARGGSRVTHLLFVDDCIIFGKASWVEWRKIMDILGTYEAASGQSLNKHKTTVFFSPKVKASVKEGIIREMGARQQSCCEKYLGLPIIVGRSKYNSFRVIKDKVWKKLQNWKNHFQRSYVSREQHRWKSFGRAIRKRIVKYNGEAGPRWGVWKHGGGLGFREFESFNKALLAKQCWRVLVNPQSLAARIWRDKYFRHGKFLDAKLGYRPSTMWRSLWGSLDLLNEGLVWRVGDGENINICGDRRIPKLSTFKIQTPRNSLPVEAKVKDLIDGVTKTWKEEMIREILDEEEAKLVFSLPISPSGKPDKLIWAPTKNGQFNVKSAYHLEMSRKHRGKGEVSKGVIDIWKNMWKLNIPGVVKMFLWKALNNCSPTKWNLACRKAVKDFFCPICKLQMETVTHALWSCGGAMDVWADKASPVQKWASTERDMQDLWADWCEKMQKEELELMAIVLRRIWHAADSLFEFQQAQKQNARCQMVGTRQRDFCKWKAPTTSQMKANWDASLKLEEGRMGVGVVIRNENGDLMVSMCSQKQNVCSPLVAELQALWCALQICADLNLTEVVFEGDALNIVKAVNNPETNWEWHGQLVEDVKDILRNRPMWKGHLNGYFGSIIFLGDMILERFNHSKKASNNSKSCEIDINGSDLNLDEIRGIALCGVIKANFESSAFDLFHFLVLRSLLMACTTITTRKCST, encoded by the exons ATGGATCCTACTCTAAACTATACCTATATAGCCCTTATTCCCAAAGTGAGTGATCCAAAAACTGTCCATGACTTTAGACCAATAAGCTTGTGCAATGTGATGTACAAGCTTATAGCCAAAACACTTTCCAACAGATTAAAGAAAGTAATGGATGTTATTATCTCTAGAAGCCAAAGTGCCTTCATACTAGGGAGGTTAATTTCAGATAATGTGATTGCAGCCTATGAGGTACttcactctatgaatttaaggcAAAGAAGTAAGGGTGGGAGCATGGCTTTAAAATTGGATATTtctaaggcctatgatagggtaGAATGGTGCTATCTTGAGGCAATAATGAGGAAGATGGGTTTCGGTGAAAGGTGGATTGGGTGGATAATGAAGTGCATATCATCTGTCACATATGCTGTTTTAGTTAATGGCAAGCCAGGGGAGACTATTGTGCCTTCAagaggattaagacaaggagatccattatctCCTTACTTGTTCCTTTTGTGTGCTAAAGGACTAAGTGCTTTGCTTAATAAGGCTGAAAGTAGTTCAGAACTAAAAGGTGTGGCAGTGGCTAGAGGAGGCTCAAGGGTTACCCATCTGTTATTTGTAGATGATTGCATCATTTTTGGGAAGGCTAGTTGGGTGGAATGGAGGAAGATAATGGATATTCTTGGGACTTATGAAGCGGCATCAGGCCAGAGCCTTAATAAACATAAAACCACAGTGTTTTTTAGTCCAAAAGTCAAAGCTTCTGTGAAGGAAGGAATCATAAGAGAGATGGGGGCCAGGCAACAGAGTTGTTGTGAAAAATACTTGGGTTTGCCAATTATAGTTGGTAGATCAAAGTATAACTCTTTTAGAGTCATCAAGGACAAAGTGTGGAAGAAGCTTCAAAATTGGAAAAATCA CTTCCAAAGAAGTTATGTAAGTAGAGAGCAGCACAGATGGAAAAGTTTTGGTAGGGCTATAAGAAAAAGGATAGTAAAATACAATGGAGAAGCTGGACCAAGATGGGGGGTTTGGAAACATGGTGGTGGATTGGGATTCCGAGAGTTTGAGAGTTTCAATAAGGCTCTTTTGGCCAAGCAATGCTGGAGAGTGTTAGTGAATCCACAATCTTTGGCTGCAAGGATATGGAGAGACAAGTATTTCAGGCATGGGAAATTTCTAGATGCAAAGTTGGGTTACAGGCCTTCAACTATGTGGAGAAGCTTATGGGGTTCTTTGGATTTACTAAATGAAGGATTGGTGTGGAGAGTTGGTGATGGGGAAAACATCAATATATGTGGTGATAGGCGGATACCTAAGCTGTCtactttcaaaattcaaactccCAGAAACTCTTTACCAGTTGAAGCAAAGGTTAAAGATTTAATTGATGGGGTTACTAAGACATGGAAAGAGGAGATGATAAGGGAAATTCTTGATGAAGAAGAGGCAAAACTGGTCTTCAGTTTACCAATTAGTCCTTCTGGTAAACCAGATAAGTTAATATGGGCCCCTACAAAAAATGGACAGTTTAATGTAAAAAGTGCATACCACCTAGAGATGAGTAGGAAACATAGAGGAAAGGGGGAGGTATCGAAAGGTGTAATAGATATTTGGAAGAATATGTGGAAACTGAACATTCCTGGAGTAGTTAAGATGTTTTTATGGAAAGCACTAAATAATTGCTCACCTACAAAGTGGAATCTGGCTTGCAGGAAGGCTGTTAAGGATTTTTTCTGTCCAATATGCAAACTACAGATGGAAACAGTTACACATGCTCTTTGGAGTTGTGGTGGGGCTATGGATGTATGGGCAGACAAAGCAAGTCCAGTACAGAAATGGGCATCTACTGAAAGAGATATGCAAGATCTATGGGCAGACTGGTGTGAAAAGATGCAAAAAGAGGAACTGGAGCTTATGGCTATAGTGTTGAGGAGGATATG GCATGCTGCAGACAGTTTATTTGAGTTTCAGCAAGCTCAGAAACAGAATGCAAGGTGCCAAATGGTTGGAACAAGGCAAAGAGACTTTTGTAAATGGAAAGCTCCTACAACTAGTCAGATGAAAGCAAATTGGGATGCATCATTAAAATTAGAAGAAGGGAGAATGGGAGTAGGTGTAGTGATAAGGAATGAGAATGGGGACCTTATGGTATCTATGTGTTCTCAAAAGCAGAATGTATGCAGTCCTTTGGTAGCTGAGCTTCAGGCATTATGGTGTGCCTTGCAGATTTGTGCAGATCTTAATTTGACAGAGGTAGTTTTTGAAGGCGATGCATTGAATATAGTTAAGGCTGTTAATAATCCTGAGACTAATTGGGAATGGCATGGTCAACTGGTTGAAGATGTCAAGGATATACTGAGGAACAGACCAATGTGGAAG GGACATCTAAATGGCTATTTTGGCAGCATTATATTTCTAGGAGATATGATTCTTGAGCGGTTCAACCACAGTAAGAAGGCTTCAAATAATTCTAAATCATGTGAAATAGATATCAATGGAAGTGATCTAAATTTGGATGAGATCAGAGGAATAGCTCTGTGTGGTGTTATTAAAGCAAATTTTGAAAGCTCTGCATTTGATCTCTTTCATTTCCTAGTGTTGAGATCACTATTAATGGCGTGCACAACTATTACAACGAGAAAATGCTCGACATAG